One region of Paucibacter aquatile genomic DNA includes:
- a CDS encoding AAA family ATPase: protein MNAPLQLSRLRVEQLRQFRQGFELANLQPGLNIFCGPNEAGKSSLVRAIRAAFFERHRSSAVGDLLPWGDSSAAPSVELDFAFDGHQYRLAKSFGKRPRCDLRIDARSLEGAEAEDHLAQLFGYGFASRGASKTEHWGIPGLLWVEQGTGQELREAAQHAREHLHGALQSQAERLGQGAAAQVAASGGDALLSELRAQRGELLTATGKPRAELEQAAQRVQALQQSLQDLDLQIARYREDVDRLAQLRSQHQRDEQERPWEQLQQQLLQAQQAQTALQQSEQQLGEARQRMNQLQNQQQLLQRQLQAFAEQERAATQREQALAQASEQLQRAQAGLAPARDQFKHSSAQVRQAQAQLQQSRQAEAARQTRQQLEAAQHQQARMTEALQHAEAAQQSVAALRAPQAQQRPLTKADLDTLRKLDQRLRELSLQRQALATRLEFKLDAGQQLRLRQEGQAEAESLAGQGQVLLAAPGVLDLPGLGRLRITPGGQDLDGLEARWSEARAEHAAAMERLGVQDLAEAESRFAAQQEALAQLKLVEQALALSAPQGLARLQQEQADLQARLLALHDALAQQAAGEAATALSVAEAESALDATQRVEEAARQQLGRLEQQHSAMEAQQLQAQRELELARAQLAEPGRLERQREHQRQWLAGEAELAAVAARIETLQASLDRARPDIVQQDIARLQRSVQQMQQAHQELAVQIQLIEQSLQQAGAQGLDEQREQSAGDLARAQRRWHELRLRAAALDLLCRKLDGKRQASLARLQAPLQQHLQRYVQLLFPDARLDVDEALTPGLLQRGVESGDFEALSFGAREQLGLISRFAYADLLQEAGRPTLLILDDALVHSDAQRLAQMKRVIFDAAQRHQLLLFTCHPEDWRDLGVAQRSLR from the coding sequence ATGAACGCGCCTCTGCAACTGAGCCGCCTGCGCGTCGAGCAGCTGCGGCAGTTCCGGCAAGGATTCGAGCTGGCGAACCTGCAACCCGGCCTCAACATCTTTTGCGGTCCGAACGAGGCGGGCAAGAGCAGCCTGGTGCGCGCCATCCGTGCCGCTTTTTTTGAGCGGCACCGCTCATCGGCCGTGGGCGATCTGCTGCCCTGGGGCGACAGCAGCGCCGCGCCCAGCGTGGAGCTGGACTTTGCTTTCGATGGCCACCAGTACCGTCTGGCCAAGAGCTTCGGCAAACGGCCGCGCTGCGACTTGCGCATCGATGCACGCAGCCTGGAGGGCGCGGAGGCCGAGGACCATCTGGCCCAGCTTTTCGGCTACGGCTTCGCCAGCCGCGGCGCCAGCAAGACCGAGCATTGGGGCATACCGGGCCTGCTCTGGGTGGAGCAGGGCACAGGCCAAGAGCTGCGCGAGGCGGCCCAGCATGCTCGCGAACATCTGCACGGCGCCTTGCAAAGCCAGGCCGAGCGCTTGGGGCAGGGCGCGGCCGCCCAGGTGGCGGCCAGCGGTGGCGATGCGCTGCTGAGCGAGCTGCGCGCCCAGCGCGGCGAGCTGCTCACGGCCACCGGCAAGCCTCGCGCCGAGCTGGAGCAGGCCGCCCAGCGGGTGCAGGCTTTGCAACAATCGCTGCAGGATCTGGACCTGCAGATCGCCCGTTACCGCGAGGATGTGGACCGCTTGGCCCAGCTGCGCAGCCAGCACCAGCGCGATGAGCAAGAGCGGCCTTGGGAGCAGCTGCAGCAGCAGTTGCTTCAAGCCCAGCAGGCGCAAACGGCCCTGCAGCAGAGCGAACAGCAGCTGGGCGAGGCCCGCCAGCGCATGAACCAGTTGCAGAATCAGCAGCAACTGCTGCAGCGCCAGCTGCAGGCTTTTGCCGAACAGGAGCGTGCTGCCACACAGCGCGAGCAGGCCTTGGCGCAGGCCAGCGAACAGCTGCAGCGCGCGCAGGCTGGCCTGGCCCCGGCGCGCGATCAGTTCAAGCACAGCAGCGCCCAGGTGCGCCAGGCCCAGGCCCAGTTGCAACAGTCCCGCCAGGCCGAAGCCGCGCGCCAGACCCGACAGCAGCTGGAGGCCGCGCAGCATCAGCAAGCCCGCATGACCGAGGCCTTGCAACATGCCGAGGCGGCCCAGCAGAGCGTGGCTGCGCTGCGTGCGCCGCAGGCGCAGCAGCGGCCGCTCACCAAGGCTGACCTGGATACCTTGCGCAAGCTGGATCAGCGTCTGCGCGAGCTGAGCTTGCAGCGCCAGGCTTTGGCCACCCGGCTGGAGTTCAAGCTGGATGCGGGCCAGCAGCTGCGTTTGCGCCAGGAGGGGCAGGCCGAGGCGGAATCACTCGCGGGCCAGGGTCAGGTCTTGCTGGCTGCGCCTGGGGTGCTCGATCTGCCGGGTCTGGGGCGCTTGCGCATCACGCCAGGCGGCCAGGATCTGGACGGCCTGGAGGCTCGCTGGAGCGAGGCGCGAGCGGAACATGCCGCAGCGATGGAGCGTTTGGGCGTGCAGGACCTGGCCGAGGCGGAGAGTCGGTTTGCTGCCCAGCAGGAAGCCTTGGCCCAGCTCAAGCTGGTCGAGCAGGCTCTGGCCTTGAGCGCGCCCCAGGGCCTGGCGCGGCTGCAGCAGGAGCAGGCCGATCTGCAGGCCCGGCTCTTGGCCTTGCACGATGCGCTGGCGCAGCAGGCCGCCGGTGAAGCGGCCACTGCGCTCAGTGTGGCTGAGGCTGAATCTGCGCTCGATGCGACCCAGCGCGTGGAAGAAGCGGCCCGCCAGCAGCTCGGCCGCCTGGAACAACAGCACAGCGCGATGGAGGCCCAGCAGCTGCAAGCGCAGCGCGAGCTGGAGCTGGCCCGAGCTCAGTTGGCCGAGCCCGGTCGATTGGAGCGGCAGCGCGAGCATCAGCGGCAGTGGCTGGCCGGGGAGGCTGAGTTGGCGGCCGTGGCTGCCCGCATCGAAACTTTGCAAGCCAGCCTGGACCGCGCGCGGCCGGACATCGTCCAGCAAGACATCGCGCGCCTGCAGCGCAGCGTTCAACAAATGCAGCAGGCCCATCAGGAGCTTGCGGTGCAGATCCAGCTGATCGAGCAGAGCCTGCAGCAGGCGGGCGCGCAGGGCTTGGACGAGCAGCGCGAGCAAAGCGCCGGGGATCTTGCACGCGCCCAGCGCCGCTGGCATGAGCTGCGGCTGCGCGCTGCTGCACTCGATCTGCTCTGCCGCAAGCTCGACGGCAAACGCCAGGCCAGCCTGGCCCGCCTGCAAGCGCCGCTGCAGCAGCATTTGCAGCGTTATGTGCAACTGCTGTTCCCGGATGCCCGGCTCGATGTGGACGAGGCCTTGACGCCGGGCTTGCTCCAGCGCGGCGTGGAGAGCGGCGATTTCGAAGCACTGAGCTTCGGCGCCCGTGAGCAGCTCGGGCTGATCAGCCGTTTTGCCTATGCCGACCTCTTGCAAGAAGCCGGCCGGCCGACCCTGCTCATCCTCGACGACGCCTTGGTGCACAGCGATGCGCAGCGCCTGGCGCAAATGAAGCGCGTGATCTTCGACGCCGCGCAGCGCCACCAGCTGCTGCTCTTCACCTGCCACCCCGAGGACTGGCGCGATCTCGGCGTCGCCCAGCGCAGCTTGCGTTGA
- the rpmA gene encoding 50S ribosomal protein L27: MAQKKGGGSTRNGRDSKPKMLGVKAFGGQTISAGSIIVRQRGTKFHPGTNVGIGKDHTLFALVDGQVSFAIKGENSRQTVFVTPV, from the coding sequence ATGGCACAGAAAAAGGGCGGCGGTTCCACACGGAACGGCCGCGACTCCAAACCCAAGATGCTCGGTGTGAAGGCCTTCGGCGGCCAGACCATCTCTGCAGGTTCCATCATCGTGCGTCAGCGCGGTACCAAGTTCCATCCCGGCACCAATGTCGGTATCGGCAAGGACCACACGCTGTTCGCGCTGGTCGACGGCCAAGTGTCGTTCGCCATCAAGGGTGAGAACAGCCGTCAGACGGTGTTCGTGACTCCGGTCTGA
- the obgE gene encoding GTPase ObgE, translated as MKFIDEATIDIVAGNGGAGCASFRREKFIPFGGPDGGDGGRGGSIYAVADSNLNTLIDYRYARRHEARNGEAGRGSDCYGAASEDVILRMPVGTIVRDLETDTVIAELLEPGEKILLAKGGDGGFGNLHFKTSTNRAPRQKTPGWPGEAKKVKLELRVLADVGLLGQPNAGKSTLITAVSNARPKIADYPFTTLHPNLGVVRVGPEKSFVVADIPGLIEGAAEGAGLGHQFLRHLQRTRLLLHVVDLAPFDPAVDPVAEAKAIVNELKKYDQELHDKPRWLVLNKLDMVPEDERAKRVKDFIKRYKWKGPVFEISALTREGCQPLIHAIYDHVATAHKVHVEADPRFPDGKPAAELDEAAEQKA; from the coding sequence ATGAAGTTCATAGACGAAGCCACCATCGATATCGTGGCCGGCAATGGTGGCGCCGGCTGTGCGAGTTTCCGCCGCGAAAAGTTCATTCCTTTCGGCGGCCCGGATGGGGGTGACGGTGGGCGCGGCGGCAGCATCTATGCTGTGGCAGACAGCAACCTCAACACCCTGATTGATTACCGCTACGCACGCCGCCACGAGGCGCGCAATGGCGAAGCCGGCCGTGGCTCCGATTGCTACGGCGCTGCTTCCGAGGACGTGATCCTGCGCATGCCGGTCGGCACCATCGTGCGCGATCTGGAAACCGACACCGTCATTGCCGAGCTACTCGAGCCCGGTGAAAAGATCTTGCTGGCCAAGGGTGGCGACGGTGGCTTCGGCAATCTGCATTTCAAGACCAGCACCAACCGCGCCCCGCGTCAGAAGACGCCTGGTTGGCCCGGCGAGGCCAAGAAGGTCAAGCTGGAGTTGCGGGTGCTGGCTGACGTGGGCCTGCTCGGTCAGCCCAATGCTGGCAAGTCGACCCTGATCACGGCCGTTTCGAACGCGCGCCCCAAGATTGCCGACTACCCCTTCACCACCTTGCACCCGAATCTGGGTGTGGTGCGCGTCGGCCCGGAAAAGAGTTTCGTGGTCGCCGACATTCCCGGTCTGATCGAAGGTGCGGCCGAGGGCGCCGGCCTGGGTCATCAATTCCTGCGTCACTTGCAGCGCACGCGTCTGCTGCTGCATGTGGTGGATCTGGCTCCGTTCGACCCCGCGGTCGATCCGGTGGCGGAGGCCAAGGCCATCGTCAACGAGCTGAAGAAGTACGACCAGGAACTGCACGACAAGCCGCGCTGGTTGGTGCTGAACAAGCTGGACATGGTGCCCGAGGACGAGCGCGCCAAGCGCGTCAAGGATTTCATCAAGCGCTACAAGTGGAAGGGCCCGGTCTTCGAGATCTCGGCCCTGACGCGCGAGGGCTGCCAGCCGCTGATCCATGCGATCTACGACCATGTGGCCACGGCGCACAAGGTCCATGTCGAAGCCGACCCGCGCTTCCCCGACGGCAAGCCGGCCGCGGAGCTGGACGAAGCCGCGGAACAAAAGGCATGA
- the ispB gene encoding octaprenyl diphosphate synthase codes for MLEVDAVIGRRLGSDVALINQIAGYIVHAGGKRIRPKLVLLFANALGYDKPERFELAAVIEFIHTATLLHDDVVDESSLRRGKQTANALFGNAASVLVGDFLYSRAFQMMVSVNRMRVLEVLAEATNVIAEGEVLQLMNMHDPDITVDSYLRVIRYKTAKLFEASARLGAVLADASPVVEEACAGYGRALGTAFQLIDDVLDYEGDSQALGKNVGDDLREGKTTLPLLIAMERGTPEQRALIRHAIEHGELERLSEIVEIVRTTGALDATREAARGEAKLARDCLNLLPASKWQESLLEFAAQSVERSF; via the coding sequence ATGCTCGAAGTCGACGCCGTCATCGGCCGCCGGCTTGGCTCTGACGTCGCGCTGATCAACCAGATCGCGGGTTACATCGTCCACGCCGGCGGCAAACGCATCCGCCCCAAGCTGGTGCTCTTGTTCGCCAATGCCCTCGGCTACGACAAGCCGGAGCGTTTCGAGCTGGCCGCCGTGATCGAATTCATCCACACCGCCACGCTGCTGCATGACGACGTGGTCGATGAATCCTCGCTGCGCCGCGGCAAACAGACCGCCAACGCCCTGTTCGGCAACGCTGCCAGCGTCTTGGTCGGTGACTTCCTCTACTCGCGCGCCTTCCAGATGATGGTGTCGGTGAACCGCATGCGCGTGCTGGAAGTGCTGGCGGAGGCGACCAATGTGATCGCCGAAGGCGAAGTGCTGCAGCTGATGAACATGCACGACCCGGACATCACGGTCGACAGCTATCTGCGCGTGATTCGCTACAAGACCGCCAAGCTGTTCGAAGCCAGCGCCCGCCTCGGCGCCGTGCTGGCCGATGCCTCGCCCGTAGTGGAAGAAGCCTGCGCCGGCTACGGCCGCGCCCTGGGCACCGCTTTCCAACTGATCGACGATGTGCTGGACTACGAAGGTGACAGCCAGGCCCTGGGCAAAAACGTCGGCGACGACCTGCGCGAAGGCAAGACCACCCTGCCCTTGCTGATCGCCATGGAACGCGGCACGCCCGAGCAGCGCGCGCTGATCCGCCATGCCATCGAGCATGGCGAGCTGGAGCGCCTGAGCGAGATCGTGGAAATCGTCCGCACAACCGGTGCGTTAGATGCCACCCGCGAAGCCGCTCGTGGCGAAGCCAAGCTGGCCCGAGATTGCCTGAATTTGTTGCCTGCTAGCAAATGGCAAGAATCTCTGCTAGAATTTGCGGCTCAGTCGGTTGAGCGGTCTTTTTAA
- the proB gene encoding glutamate 5-kinase has protein sequence MSRALAGARRIVVKVGSSLVTNEGRGVDAEAIGNWCRQLAALAAEGREVVMVSSGAIAEGMKRLGWSTRPKELHELQAAAAVGQMGLAQMYESKLREHGMGSAQVLLTHADLADRERYLNARSTLLTLLQHRVLPVINENDTVVNDEIKFGDNDTLGALVANLIEADALVILTDQKGLYSADPRRDPNAQFIAEAVAGTPELEQMAGGAGSSLGRGGMITKILAAKRAAGSGANTVIAWGREPDVLLRLAAGEAIGTALLASLPKLTARKQWMVDHLQLRGAVSVDAGAVLKLQAEGKSLLPIGVMEVQGEFHRGDVIAVRDPEGRELARGLSNYSSAEARLIARKPSAEIGRVLGYAAEPELIHRDNLVLR, from the coding sequence ATGAGCCGCGCGCTTGCGGGCGCGCGCCGCATCGTCGTCAAAGTTGGCTCTAGTCTGGTGACCAACGAAGGCCGCGGCGTCGATGCCGAGGCCATCGGCAACTGGTGCCGGCAGCTGGCTGCCCTGGCGGCCGAGGGCCGCGAGGTGGTGATGGTGTCCAGCGGCGCCATTGCCGAAGGCATGAAGCGCCTGGGTTGGAGCACGCGACCCAAAGAGCTGCATGAGCTGCAGGCCGCAGCAGCTGTCGGCCAGATGGGCTTGGCCCAGATGTACGAGAGCAAGCTGCGCGAGCATGGCATGGGCAGCGCCCAGGTCCTGCTGACCCATGCCGACCTGGCCGACCGCGAGCGCTATCTCAATGCCCGTTCGACCCTGCTGACCTTGCTGCAGCACCGCGTGCTGCCGGTCATCAACGAGAACGACACCGTCGTCAACGACGAGATCAAGTTCGGCGACAACGACACCCTCGGTGCGCTGGTGGCCAATTTGATCGAGGCGGATGCCCTGGTCATCCTGACCGACCAGAAGGGCTTGTACTCGGCCGATCCGCGGCGCGACCCGAATGCGCAGTTCATTGCCGAGGCGGTGGCGGGCACGCCCGAGCTGGAGCAGATGGCCGGCGGTGCAGGTTCGTCGCTGGGGCGCGGCGGCATGATCACCAAGATCCTGGCCGCCAAACGTGCGGCAGGCAGCGGCGCCAACACCGTGATTGCCTGGGGTCGCGAGCCCGATGTCTTGCTGCGCCTGGCCGCTGGCGAAGCCATCGGCACGGCCTTGCTGGCCAGCCTGCCCAAGCTGACGGCGCGCAAGCAATGGATGGTGGATCATCTGCAGCTGCGCGGCGCGGTCTCGGTGGATGCCGGCGCCGTGCTCAAGCTGCAGGCCGAAGGCAAGAGCCTGCTGCCCATCGGCGTGATGGAGGTGCAGGGCGAATTCCATCGCGGCGATGTCATTGCCGTGCGCGACCCGGAAGGGCGTGAACTGGCGCGCGGCCTGAGCAACTACTCCAGCGCCGAAGCCCGCCTGATCGCCCGCAAGCCCTCGGCCGAGATCGGCCGTGTGCTCGGCTACGCGGCCGAGCCAGAGCTGATCCATCGCGACAACCTGGTGCTTCGCTGA
- a CDS encoding DUF418 domain-containing protein produces the protein MTLAALPAAPPPGVPTGIQVPQRHAPLDGLRALALLPVIAVNWIGYAALPDGGPLAAPKPADSLVAQAVLALVATLLAGKGLALLSFLFGYSQAVSFRERGRHAASCAEPDGHRSRRMRRLLWIGLAHGLLVYSGDILTAYALCGVLMLRGPTMRLRQLRRRIWVWAGVAALLLMPSLFWLVFDHSSFAPEAPRSLAAPASWADWWALNAGHYLLMQLGFVLQGLPLFVAWMLAGLMAGRLQLFTHARWRPLLKRWAERWLLPGLLFNAIFGWAWSQALCDQNHQLDAIYGLLSLFVAVLMPIGLVPWLLLHGQRWLIVLAPAGRHTLSLYLGSSLLSLACLSGAGWALPLGTLALLVASLLYWAGWMILARRLGPRRRLPLETWLGSA, from the coding sequence GTGACCCTCGCGGCGCTGCCTGCCGCGCCGCCTCCGGGCGTGCCGACGGGCATTCAGGTGCCGCAGCGCCACGCGCCCCTCGATGGCTTGCGGGCGCTGGCCCTGCTGCCGGTGATTGCCGTCAACTGGATCGGTTATGCGGCGCTGCCGGACGGTGGCCCCCTGGCGGCACCGAAGCCGGCAGACTCCCTGGTCGCTCAGGCCGTGCTGGCGTTGGTGGCTACCTTGCTGGCCGGCAAGGGGCTGGCCCTGCTGAGCTTTCTGTTCGGTTACAGCCAGGCAGTTTCCTTTCGTGAGCGGGGTCGGCATGCTGCTTCGTGTGCGGAGCCGGATGGGCATCGCAGCCGGCGCATGCGCCGGCTCTTGTGGATCGGCCTGGCTCATGGCCTGCTCGTGTATTCCGGCGACATCCTGACGGCCTATGCCCTGTGCGGCGTGCTGATGCTGCGTGGGCCCACGATGCGCTTGCGCCAGCTGCGCCGGCGCATCTGGGTGTGGGCCGGTGTTGCGGCGCTGCTCCTGATGCCCAGCCTATTCTGGCTCGTGTTCGACCACAGTTCGTTTGCGCCCGAGGCCCCGCGCTCGCTGGCTGCGCCCGCCTCATGGGCAGACTGGTGGGCGCTCAACGCGGGCCATTACCTGCTGATGCAGCTGGGTTTCGTGCTGCAGGGTCTGCCCTTGTTCGTGGCCTGGATGCTGGCAGGGCTGATGGCGGGCCGCCTGCAGCTCTTCACCCATGCGCGCTGGCGCCCCTTGCTCAAGCGCTGGGCCGAGCGTTGGCTCCTGCCCGGCTTGCTGTTCAATGCGATTTTTGGCTGGGCTTGGTCTCAGGCTTTGTGTGATCAGAACCATCAGCTGGATGCGATCTACGGCCTGCTGTCCCTGTTTGTCGCTGTGCTCATGCCGATTGGCCTGGTGCCTTGGCTGCTGCTGCATGGCCAGCGCTGGCTGATCGTGCTAGCACCGGCTGGGCGCCACACCTTGAGCCTCTATCTCGGCAGCTCGCTGCTGAGCCTGGCCTGCCTCAGCGGTGCGGGCTGGGCTCTGCCCTTGGGGACGCTGGCGTTGTTGGTGGCGAGCTTGCTGTACTGGGCTGGCTGGATGATTCTGGCCCGGAGGCTGGGGCCACGTCGGCGCTTGCCTTTGGAAACCTGGCTGGGCTCGGCTTGA
- a CDS encoding proline--tRNA ligase, with amino-acid sequence MKASQFFVSTLKEAPADAEVVSHKLMMRAGMIKRLGAGIYNYMPMGLRVIRKVEAIIREEMVRAGAVELLMPVVQPAELWQETGRFDKMGPELMRVKDRHGRDFIIQPTSEEVMTDIARQELRSYKQLPKNFFHIQTKFRDERRPRFGIMRGREFTMKDAYSFDRDVATATVSYQNMYAAYQRIFERFGLQFRAVAADTGAIGGEASHEFQVIADTGEDAIVYCPSSEYAANIELAEALPLLAERAAASQALSKTATPGKSTCEDVAALLGLPLTQTVKSIVLAADELNEQGEVVKTTVWLLLLRGDHEMNEVKVGKLPGLKAGFRFATVSEIEAHFGSKPGYLGPIQLLKPVKVVADRTVALMSDFVCGANEADFHYTGANWGRDLPEPDLVADIRNVVAGDPSPDGQGVLAIQRGIEVGHVFLLGTKYSADMKATYLDENGKPQLMVMGCYGIGVTRILGAAIEQNHDDRGIIWPESIAPFRVVVCPIGMDRSEEVKAAAHKLHEDLLALGVDVLLDDRGERPGAMFADWELVGVPHRVVISDRGLKEGLVEYQGRRDAEARKLSLAEVLDLLTPKTA; translated from the coding sequence ATGAAAGCCAGTCAGTTTTTCGTCTCCACCCTCAAGGAAGCACCGGCCGACGCCGAGGTTGTCAGCCACAAGCTGATGATGCGCGCCGGCATGATCAAGCGTCTGGGCGCCGGCATTTACAACTACATGCCCATGGGCTTGCGGGTGATCCGCAAGGTCGAGGCCATCATCCGCGAGGAAATGGTGCGCGCTGGCGCGGTGGAGCTGCTGATGCCAGTGGTGCAGCCGGCCGAGCTCTGGCAGGAAACTGGCCGCTTCGACAAGATGGGCCCGGAGCTGATGCGCGTGAAAGACCGCCATGGCCGCGACTTCATCATCCAGCCGACCTCGGAAGAGGTGATGACCGACATCGCCCGCCAGGAGCTGCGCAGCTACAAGCAGCTGCCCAAGAACTTCTTCCACATCCAGACCAAGTTCCGCGACGAGCGCCGCCCGCGCTTCGGCATCATGCGCGGCCGTGAGTTCACCATGAAGGACGCCTACTCCTTCGACCGTGATGTGGCCACCGCCACCGTCAGCTACCAGAACATGTACGCGGCCTACCAGCGCATCTTCGAGCGCTTCGGCCTGCAGTTCCGTGCCGTGGCCGCGGACACCGGCGCCATCGGCGGCGAGGCCTCGCATGAGTTCCAGGTCATCGCCGACACCGGCGAAGACGCTATCGTTTACTGCCCGAGCAGCGAGTACGCTGCCAATATCGAGCTGGCCGAAGCCCTGCCGCTGCTGGCCGAGCGCGCCGCCGCCAGCCAGGCCTTGAGCAAGACAGCGACCCCGGGCAAGAGCACCTGCGAAGACGTGGCTGCCCTGCTGGGCCTGCCGCTGACGCAAACGGTCAAGTCCATCGTGCTGGCGGCTGACGAGCTGAACGAGCAAGGCGAGGTCGTCAAGACCACCGTCTGGCTGCTGCTGCTGCGCGGCGATCACGAGATGAACGAGGTCAAGGTCGGCAAGCTGCCGGGCCTGAAGGCCGGTTTCCGCTTCGCCACCGTCAGCGAGATCGAGGCCCATTTCGGCAGCAAGCCGGGCTATCTGGGCCCGATCCAGCTGCTCAAGCCGGTCAAGGTGGTGGCTGATCGCACGGTCGCGCTGATGAGCGATTTCGTCTGCGGCGCCAACGAGGCCGATTTCCACTACACCGGCGCCAACTGGGGCCGCGACCTGCCCGAGCCGGACCTGGTGGCCGACATCCGCAATGTGGTGGCCGGTGACCCCTCGCCGGACGGCCAGGGCGTGCTCGCCATCCAGCGCGGCATTGAGGTCGGCCATGTCTTCCTGCTCGGCACCAAGTACTCGGCCGATATGAAGGCCACCTATCTGGACGAAAACGGCAAGCCGCAGCTGATGGTGATGGGCTGCTACGGCATTGGCGTGACGCGCATCCTTGGCGCTGCCATCGAGCAGAACCACGACGATCGCGGCATCATCTGGCCCGAGTCCATCGCCCCATTCCGCGTGGTGGTCTGCCCCATCGGCATGGACCGCAGCGAAGAGGTCAAGGCCGCCGCCCACAAGCTGCACGAGGACCTGCTGGCCCTCGGCGTGGACGTGCTGCTGGACGACCGCGGCGAGCGCCCGGGCGCCATGTTTGCCGATTGGGAGCTGGTCGGCGTGCCGCACCGCGTGGTGATCTCGGACCGCGGTCTCAAGGAAGGCCTGGTCGAGTACCAGGGCCGCCGTGACGCCGAGGCCCGCAAGCTGAGCCTGGCCGAGGTGCTGGACTTGCTCACGCCCAAGACGGCGTGA
- a CDS encoding RNA pyrophosphohydrolase, with the protein MLDREGFRPNVGIILLNHRNEVFWGKRIRTHSWQFPQGGINYGETPEQAMYRELHEEVGLVPEHVRIIARTRDWLRYEVPDHFIRRDARGHYRGQKQIWFLLQLLGRDSDMNLRATNHPEFDAWRWNEYWVPLDAVIEFKRGVYENALTELARYLPRINHHNRYLRSGMRPQHGRQEGPTGEGHAEERPGGADSRTRAAPTSASPAGPHPSADTQGQEAQPD; encoded by the coding sequence ATGCTCGACCGTGAAGGGTTCCGCCCCAACGTCGGCATCATCCTGCTCAACCACAGGAATGAAGTGTTCTGGGGCAAGCGCATTCGCACCCATTCCTGGCAGTTCCCGCAAGGGGGCATCAATTATGGCGAAACGCCTGAGCAGGCGATGTACCGTGAGCTCCACGAGGAAGTGGGGCTCGTTCCCGAGCATGTGCGCATCATTGCGCGCACACGCGACTGGCTGCGCTATGAGGTGCCCGATCACTTCATCCGGCGCGATGCGCGCGGGCATTACCGCGGTCAGAAACAAATCTGGTTCCTGCTGCAGCTGCTCGGCCGCGATTCCGACATGAATCTGCGTGCCACCAACCACCCGGAGTTCGACGCCTGGCGCTGGAACGAATACTGGGTGCCGCTGGATGCCGTGATCGAGTTCAAGCGCGGGGTTTACGAGAACGCACTGACCGAACTGGCCCGCTACCTGCCGCGCATCAACCACCACAACCGCTACCTGCGCTCGGGCATGCGCCCGCAGCATGGCCGCCAGGAAGGCCCGACGGGCGAGGGTCATGCCGAGGAGCGCCCCGGCGGCGCGGACTCGCGCACGCGCGCGGCGCCCACCTCGGCTTCGCCGGCCGGCCCCCACCCTTCTGCGGACACGCAAGGCCAGGAAGCCCAGCCGGACTGA
- the rplU gene encoding 50S ribosomal protein L21, protein MYAVIKTGGKQYKVAAGEKIKVEQIAADVGQEIVIDQILAVGNGAELKVGTPLVAGASITATVVAHGKHDKVRIFKLRRRKHYKKSQGHRQTYTELQISAVNG, encoded by the coding sequence ATGTACGCGGTCATAAAAACCGGCGGCAAGCAATACAAAGTTGCGGCTGGCGAAAAGATCAAAGTAGAACAGATTGCTGCGGATGTTGGCCAAGAGATTGTGATCGACCAAATTTTGGCTGTCGGCAACGGCGCTGAACTGAAGGTTGGCACTCCCTTGGTTGCTGGCGCTAGCATCACTGCCACGGTTGTGGCCCACGGTAAGCACGACAAAGTGCGCATCTTCAAGCTGCGTCGTCGTAAGCATTACAAGAAGAGCCAAGGCCATCGCCAGACTTACACCGAGCTGCAAATCAGCGCGGTGAACGGCTGA